Proteins from a genomic interval of Haloplasma contractile SSD-17B:
- the frr gene encoding ribosome recycling factor, which yields MPETILLNTEEKMDKSIESLRHELATVRTGRANPSLLDRVSVVYYGAPSPLNQVASITVPEARQLLIKPYDKSILGDIERAINEANLGLNPNNDGNIIRISIPSLTEERRKELAKVVHKYGEEGKVAIRNVRRDSNDALKKMNKNGDLTDDDLKGYQDDVQELTDQYISKIENMVSEKEQDLMTV from the coding sequence ATGCCTGAAACGATTTTATTAAATACAGAAGAAAAAATGGATAAATCGATTGAATCATTACGTCATGAATTAGCAACTGTAAGAACAGGACGTGCTAATCCATCATTACTTGACCGTGTGTCAGTAGTATATTATGGAGCTCCATCGCCATTAAACCAGGTAGCGTCTATCACGGTTCCTGAAGCTCGTCAATTATTAATTAAGCCATACGATAAGTCTATTTTAGGTGACATCGAGCGTGCTATAAATGAAGCGAACTTAGGTTTAAACCCTAATAATGACGGAAATATTATCCGAATTTCAATACCTTCTCTTACTGAAGAACGCCGTAAAGAACTTGCAAAGGTAGTTCATAAGTATGGTGAAGAAGGTAAAGTAGCAATCCGTAATGTCCGTCGAGACTCAAATGATGCACTTAAAAAAATGAATAAGAATGGTGATTTAACTGACGATGATTTAAAAGGTTATCAAGATGATGTACAGGAATTAACTGATCAATATATTAGCAAAATTGAAAATATGGTATCAGAAAAAGAACAGGATCTTATGACTGTTTAA
- a CDS encoding DUF1576 domain-containing protein — translation MIYKLKKNMNRTQDVSNNVKVLIITVYAASLILFGLIVGDGPRKILEGLYQIIIQSDILISDYIGVGGIGAAFVNSGLITLIFIFILYKMKIQFNGAAVTALFLIAGFSLFGKNLFNVWFVVVGVFLYAKVQRERFSKYIYTALFGTAMAPVVTELVFIISAPTYVRIPLGIIVGILLGFILPPLASYLIRVHQGFNLYNIGFTAGVIGLIVYALLRSYEVELVPRDVWSTGNNTILAIYLSLMFISMIVLGFYLNKKSFNKLKEITEYTGRLVSDFILLEGFAPTLINMGINGMIALSYVLIVKGDLNGPTIGGIFTIVGFSSFGKHPKNILPIMLGVILGSLLKNGDLNDPTVLLAALFGTSLAPIAGEFGMLFGILAGFFHYSVVRHVGPTHGGLNLYNNGFSAGIVAAFLVPIIEAFRKDED, via the coding sequence ATGATCTATAAATTAAAGAAAAACATGAACCGTACACAGGATGTATCGAATAATGTTAAGGTACTTATAATAACAGTCTATGCTGCCTCTTTAATATTATTTGGCCTTATAGTCGGAGATGGCCCTCGTAAGATATTAGAAGGACTTTATCAAATTATAATCCAGTCTGATATTTTGATTTCTGATTATATTGGCGTTGGAGGTATAGGAGCAGCTTTTGTTAATTCTGGGTTAATTACCTTGATTTTTATATTTATATTATATAAGATGAAAATTCAATTTAATGGAGCTGCCGTTACAGCGTTGTTTTTAATTGCTGGTTTCTCTTTATTTGGTAAAAACCTATTTAATGTTTGGTTTGTTGTAGTAGGTGTCTTTTTATATGCGAAAGTACAGAGAGAACGATTCTCAAAATATATTTATACCGCCTTGTTCGGAACCGCAATGGCACCTGTTGTAACTGAGTTAGTGTTCATTATATCTGCACCAACTTATGTTCGAATTCCGTTAGGTATAATAGTAGGTATTCTATTAGGTTTTATTTTACCCCCGCTAGCATCGTATCTAATAAGAGTACACCAGGGGTTTAATCTTTATAATATTGGGTTTACAGCTGGTGTGATTGGCTTAATTGTTTATGCTTTACTTAGGTCATATGAAGTAGAACTCGTACCTAGAGATGTGTGGTCTACAGGAAACAATACCATATTAGCTATTTATTTATCGTTAATGTTTATATCCATGATTGTTCTAGGTTTTTACCTAAATAAAAAATCGTTTAATAAATTAAAAGAAATTACTGAGTATACAGGCCGACTTGTTTCCGACTTTATTCTTCTAGAAGGTTTTGCCCCCACACTCATTAACATGGGTATTAATGGAATGATTGCATTAAGCTATGTGTTAATAGTGAAAGGAGATTTAAATGGCCCAACAATTGGAGGTATTTTTACAATAGTCGGGTTCAGTAGTTTTGGTAAACATCCGAAAAATATATTACCTATTATGCTTGGTGTCATCCTAGGTTCGTTATTAAAAAATGGTGACTTAAATGACCCAACTGTATTATTAGCAGCTCTATTCGGAACATCACTCGCGCCTATTGCTGGAGAATTTGGAATGCTTTTCGGAATATTAGCAGGATTCTTTCATTATTCAGTTGTTAGACATGTTGGCCCCACACATGGAGGGTTAAATCTATACAATAATGGATTCTCTGCAGGGATTGTAGCAGCATTTCTAGTACCAATAATTGAGGCGTTTAGAAAGGACGAAGACTGA